The DNA sequence GCCGGCAAGTTCAGATTTCAGAATGAAGGAAAATTTCCGGTGTTGGATATCTGAATACAACACAGAAATGGCGGTTGAAGCATCCCTAGGTAATTATGTGGCGTCTCCATCAGCAGAGCACGTTAAATCAACCGGAAAATCGGCTGCCGGTAGCCAAGTTAGTAATTCTGGTGACGGAGTATATTGCCATCAGGTAAGTCCTATTCATACCGAAAACTcctgattcattttttttatttatagtatttcatttaAGCTTGGATGGATCTGGTCATTGAACTGCAGAATTTAACTTCACTCTTAAATTCATATAGCTGTGGACATGAATGTGCCTAAACTGGTTTTCGTTTCTTTTTCTCGCATGTAAACTCATTGCTGCAGTGTCGTCAAAAAACCAGGGCTCCCGCAGCAGCATGCAAGAATCTTGCGAAGAAGAAACTCTGTTCAGTAAAGATGTGTTGCAGATGCCTATGGAACAGGTTCTAAACGTTTTCTGTTTACTAGGATTAGCTCTTGATTTAGGTAC is a window from the Salvia hispanica cultivar TCC Black 2014 chromosome 1, UniMelb_Shisp_WGS_1.0, whole genome shotgun sequence genome containing:
- the LOC125222642 gene encoding uncharacterized protein LOC125222642, with the translated sequence MKENFRCWISEYNTEMAVEASLGNYVASPSAEHVKSTGKSAAGSQVSNSGDGVYCHQCRQKTRAPAAACKNLAKKKLCSVKMCCRCLWNRRRKGLQPMGVLTRAAKATGKDVLSARKKGRKGRKVWI